From Firmicutes bacterium HGW-Firmicutes-1, one genomic window encodes:
- the smc gene encoding chromosome segregation protein SMC produces MYLKSIDMYGFKSFAQKMVFKFDEGITAIVGPNGSGKSNIADAVRWVLGEQSAKLLRGAKMQDVIFAGTETRKPLGYCQVDLTIDNHDMKMLIDYSEVTISRRVYRSGESEYSINGVECRLKDVHELFMDTGVGKEGYSIIGQGQIDKILSSKPDDRRELFDEATGIVKFKKRKMVAEKNLEEEKQNLVRINDIVRELHGQQDALKDQALVAKQYLEHKEHLKKYEVNIFINESEKLNQSIDEITEKENISNGQIEDLRAGNEKIKEQYSKLANHIEKLENEIDAKKEIATHFAIDKEKKESSIELVKEQISNLSKNCERIQNLNEELESKKERGQVEKTTYLESLDDIKTSCKEKESVLVEKQGEFEKFGAIILEDEFKIEQIRTNRIERLNEISNVKTKIQRYHTMLENVEARKATLDLRDKNLVETHNSRLIGVNDYQNELDITLINQQKLALKKDDLKGTLAKKEIEISKYEQLVRGKSEQLHTTQSKFKALSEMSDHYEGYSYSIKKIMEIKKSGAVEAKGVMGVVADLIEVNKTYETAIEIALGGSVQNIVTDDETTAKNLIQYLKNNKFGRATFLPIVSVKSKEVFHRPFSKKEVGFIGYASELVNCEKRFSNVIEYLLGRVLVVDNIDHAIGIAKKYNYSLKIVTLSGDLIHPGGSLTGGAHKNGSNQFLSRKNDIENYEKQINIFSKELEDLKKQYILLSDDYTSDKNDIEAITKQEYEVNLKINEISLKLKQLEKEQEQFNEEKKEIKMELDQLYGQEAQIVKATSELDLLLDGTQAENTTDESSVKQLTDEIQDKKNLKDQLAEELTVMRVEVSALKQQLENTVENTTRMSRDLSEINNQISRNKEEIQKSNQDISEKEKAILSFELEMKELEIKLTEAQKEIEVRQANKQKVLEEQQNLYKLREEQNEKVNLLEKDILRLQNTKEKYELQRENQIDYMWNEYELTYNNALYLKDEELGSVANLKKMIMEIKGNIKELGDVNVNAIEEFKSVSERYSFLMDQKEDLLRAEEMLKKVIEELHQQMIEQFKLKFKEISIKFNEVFRELFGGGKAMLEIAVGEDILESGIELIAQPPGKKLQSMNLLSGGEKAFTAIALLFAIQSLKPSPFCVLDEIEAALDDSNVTRFANYLKKLAKNTQFIIITHRRGTMEAADSLYGITMQEKGISTQVSVKLLEDSIED; encoded by the coding sequence TGCTGTTAGATGGGTTTTAGGTGAACAGAGCGCTAAGCTTCTTCGTGGTGCTAAAATGCAAGATGTTATTTTTGCCGGAACGGAAACAAGAAAACCACTAGGTTATTGTCAAGTTGATCTTACGATTGATAATCATGATATGAAAATGTTAATTGATTATTCGGAGGTAACGATTTCTAGACGTGTCTATCGTTCAGGTGAAAGTGAATATTCTATTAATGGTGTAGAATGTCGTTTGAAGGATGTTCATGAGCTATTTATGGATACAGGAGTTGGAAAAGAAGGTTATTCAATTATTGGACAAGGACAAATAGACAAAATATTGTCTTCAAAACCGGATGATAGAAGAGAGCTTTTTGATGAAGCAACTGGTATTGTTAAGTTCAAAAAAAGAAAGATGGTTGCTGAAAAAAACCTTGAAGAAGAAAAACAAAATCTTGTTAGAATAAATGATATTGTGAGAGAGTTACATGGTCAACAAGATGCACTTAAGGATCAAGCACTTGTAGCTAAACAATATTTAGAGCATAAAGAACATTTGAAGAAATATGAAGTTAATATTTTTATTAATGAATCGGAAAAACTAAATCAAAGCATTGATGAAATAACTGAAAAAGAAAATATTTCTAACGGACAAATAGAGGACCTTAGAGCTGGTAATGAAAAGATTAAGGAACAATATTCTAAGTTAGCCAATCACATAGAAAAGCTTGAAAATGAAATAGATGCAAAGAAAGAAATTGCTACTCATTTTGCAATAGATAAAGAGAAAAAAGAAAGTAGCATTGAACTGGTCAAAGAACAAATTTCTAACTTAAGTAAGAACTGTGAACGTATTCAAAACCTTAACGAAGAACTGGAATCAAAAAAAGAACGTGGTCAGGTTGAAAAAACAACTTACTTAGAAAGCTTAGATGATATAAAAACAAGTTGTAAAGAAAAAGAATCAGTCTTAGTTGAAAAGCAAGGTGAATTTGAAAAGTTTGGAGCAATTATATTAGAGGATGAGTTTAAGATTGAACAAATTCGTACGAATAGAATAGAACGCTTAAACGAAATTTCCAATGTTAAAACAAAAATTCAAAGATATCATACGATGCTTGAAAACGTTGAAGCTAGAAAAGCAACCTTAGATTTACGTGATAAAAATCTTGTTGAAACACATAATTCAAGGCTAATTGGCGTAAATGATTATCAGAATGAACTAGATATAACACTCATTAATCAACAGAAATTAGCACTAAAAAAAGACGATTTAAAAGGTACTTTAGCTAAAAAAGAAATTGAAATCTCAAAATATGAACAGCTAGTTAGAGGGAAAAGCGAACAATTACATACAACACAGTCAAAATTCAAAGCATTAAGTGAGATGTCAGATCACTATGAAGGCTATAGCTACAGTATTAAAAAGATAATGGAGATTAAAAAGAGTGGTGCTGTAGAAGCCAAAGGGGTTATGGGGGTTGTTGCAGATCTAATTGAAGTGAATAAAACTTATGAAACTGCAATTGAGATTGCACTAGGCGGCAGTGTTCAAAACATAGTAACTGATGATGAAACAACAGCAAAAAATTTAATTCAATATTTAAAAAACAACAAGTTTGGTAGAGCAACTTTCTTACCGATTGTAAGTGTTAAAAGCAAGGAAGTCTTTCACAGGCCCTTCTCAAAAAAAGAGGTTGGCTTTATTGGTTATGCTTCAGAATTGGTAAACTGTGAAAAACGTTTTTCTAATGTTATTGAATATTTATTAGGACGAGTTCTAGTAGTTGATAACATTGATCATGCTATTGGAATCGCTAAAAAGTATAATTATTCATTGAAAATAGTTACGCTTTCAGGAGACTTAATTCATCCAGGAGGTTCTTTAACTGGGGGAGCGCATAAAAATGGAAGCAATCAATTTCTATCAAGAAAGAATGATATTGAGAACTATGAAAAACAAATCAATATTTTTAGCAAAGAACTTGAAGATTTAAAAAAGCAATACATCTTATTAAGTGACGATTATACAAGTGATAAAAACGATATTGAAGCGATTACGAAACAAGAATATGAAGTGAATTTGAAAATAAATGAAATTTCTTTAAAACTTAAACAGTTAGAAAAAGAACAAGAGCAATTTAATGAAGAGAAAAAAGAAATTAAAATGGAACTAGATCAATTATATGGTCAAGAAGCACAAATTGTAAAAGCCACTTCAGAATTAGACCTCTTATTGGATGGTACTCAGGCCGAAAATACGACTGATGAAAGTTCGGTAAAGCAATTAACTGATGAAATCCAAGACAAGAAGAACCTTAAGGATCAACTTGCTGAAGAGCTTACAGTCATGAGAGTTGAAGTTTCAGCACTAAAGCAACAGCTTGAAAATACGGTAGAAAATACGACTAGAATGAGCAGAGATTTGTCTGAAATAAACAATCAAATTTCTCGAAATAAAGAAGAAATTCAAAAAAGTAATCAAGATATCAGTGAAAAGGAAAAAGCAATCCTTAGCTTTGAGCTGGAAATGAAGGAATTGGAAATCAAGCTCACAGAGGCACAAAAAGAAATAGAAGTGCGTCAAGCAAACAAGCAAAAAGTATTAGAAGAGCAACAAAACTTATATAAACTTCGTGAAGAACAAAATGAAAAAGTGAATCTCCTAGAAAAAGATATTCTTAGACTACAAAACACGAAAGAAAAATATGAACTCCAACGAGAAAATCAAATCGATTATATGTGGAATGAATATGAGCTAACCTATAACAATGCATTGTACTTAAAGGATGAAGAATTAGGTTCAGTAGCTAACTTAAAGAAAATGATAATGGAAATCAAAGGAAACATTAAAGAACTTGGAGATGTTAATGTCAATGCAATAGAAGAATTTAAGTCAGTATCAGAAAGATACAGCTTCCTTATGGATCAAAAGGAAGACCTACTTAGAGCAGAAGAGATGCTTAAAAAGGTTATTGAAGAGCTACATCAACAAATGATTGAACAATTTAAACTGAAATTTAAAGAGATTTCTATTAAATTTAATGAAGTATTTCGTGAATTATTTGGTGGCGGAAAGGCAATGCTTGAAATAGCTGTAGGTGAAGATATTTTAGAATCAGGTATCGAACTTATTGCTCAACCACCAGGAAAGAAATTGCAAAGCATGAACTTGCTTTCAGGTGGAGAAAAGGCTTTTACAGCAATTGCATTGCTATTTGCTATTCAAAGCTTGAAACCATCGCCATTTTGCGTATTAGATGAAATTGAAGCTGCCTTAGATGATTCAAATGTAACTAGATTTGCTAATTATCTTAAAAAGCTAGCTAAAAACACACAATTTATTATTATTACACATCGTAGAGGAACTATGGAAGCAGCTGATTCCCTATATGGTATTACAATGCAAGAGAAGGGTATTTCTACCCAAGTATCGGTTAAACTATTGGAAGATTCTATAGAAGATTAA
- a CDS encoding signal recognition particle-docking protein FtsY yields MSEEKKSGFFSKLVSGLSKTKANMINSVEQVFSGFTKIDDEFYEELEEALIIADLGVSTSVKIIEDLKVKVKEQKIKDPSEVRGLLKEEIEEIMTISEDAYAFTQKKSVILVIGVNGVGKTTTIGKLAHQYKQDKKKVIVAAADTFRAAAIDQLAEWANRANVEIISQQENSDPGAVVYDAVQAAKARNVDLLICDTAGRLHNKKNLMDELKKIFKIINRDYAEAHKEVLLVLDSTTGQNALQQAKLFKEVTEITGIVLTKLDGTAKGGITIAIQSELGIPVKYIGVGEGIDDLQKFNAKDFANALFSDPESMETEEV; encoded by the coding sequence ATGTCAGAAGAGAAAAAATCAGGGTTTTTTAGCAAGCTAGTAAGTGGCCTATCAAAAACAAAAGCCAATATGATAAATTCTGTTGAACAAGTATTTAGTGGGTTTACTAAAATTGATGATGAATTCTATGAAGAACTTGAAGAAGCGCTAATCATTGCAGATTTAGGTGTCAGTACTTCAGTTAAAATTATAGAAGACTTAAAAGTGAAAGTGAAAGAACAAAAAATCAAAGATCCTTCAGAAGTTCGAGGTTTATTAAAAGAAGAAATAGAAGAAATAATGACGATTAGTGAAGATGCATATGCTTTTACTCAAAAAAAATCCGTTATTTTAGTCATTGGGGTGAATGGTGTAGGCAAAACAACAACCATTGGAAAGCTTGCTCACCAATACAAACAAGACAAGAAAAAAGTTATAGTTGCTGCAGCCGATACCTTTAGAGCTGCTGCAATAGATCAATTAGCTGAATGGGCTAATCGTGCAAATGTAGAAATCATATCACAACAAGAAAATTCTGATCCAGGTGCAGTCGTTTATGATGCAGTTCAAGCAGCAAAAGCTAGAAACGTAGATCTACTTATTTGCGATACAGCAGGTCGACTTCACAACAAGAAAAACCTAATGGATGAACTTAAAAAAATCTTTAAGATTATTAATAGAGATTATGCAGAAGCACATAAAGAAGTACTTCTTGTACTTGATAGTACTACTGGTCAAAATGCACTCCAACAAGCAAAGTTGTTTAAAGAAGTCACAGAAATTACAGGCATTGTCCTTACTAAACTCGACGGAACAGCTAAAGGTGGCATAACGATCGCCATACAATCAGAGCTAGGCATCCCTGTCAAATATATTGGCGTAGGTGAAGGCATTGATGATCTACAGAAGTTTAATGCAAAAGATTTCGCTAATGCTTTATTTAGTGATCCAGAATCAATGGAAACAGAGGAAGTATAA